The proteins below come from a single Streptococcus hyointestinalis genomic window:
- a CDS encoding PRD domain-containing protein → MGSKLNYKIAALSISNKDELVREVIYLKKLYEIHTFVGTYDPKIFGIPFISIKSVFEVSKENLDQLLTFTPIYSSDINFDSIYTFLKDELKFTPISKLKDYLPNVIDKLDVYFDLGEEQTTGIFMHLAAMIERKLSGEQSSTNQDLSLLDTFSEDVKILQQLLKPLEKNFNILIDDNELVTILMILKKI, encoded by the coding sequence GTGGGGTCAAAATTAAATTACAAGATTGCCGCTCTATCTATTTCAAATAAAGACGAGTTAGTTAGAGAGGTCATTTATCTTAAGAAATTGTATGAGATTCACACTTTTGTAGGAACTTACGACCCTAAAATTTTTGGTATCCCTTTTATTTCTATTAAATCTGTTTTTGAGGTTTCAAAAGAAAATTTGGATCAATTGTTAACATTTACTCCTATTTATTCAAGTGATATAAATTTTGACAGTATCTATACCTTTTTAAAAGATGAATTGAAATTTACACCAATTTCTAAACTTAAAGATTATTTGCCAAATGTCATCGATAAACTGGATGTATACTTTGATTTAGGTGAAGAACAAACTACAGGTATTTTCATGCATTTAGCTGCTATGATTGAAAGAAAATTATCAGGAGAACAGTCTAGCACTAATCAAGATCTTTCACTATTAGATACCTTTTCAGAAGATGTAAAGATTCTACAGCAACTACTTAAACCTCTTGAAAAAAATTTTAATATTCTTATTGATGATAACGAATTAGTTACTATTCTTATGATTTTAAAAAAAATTTAG